Proteins from one Arthrobacter sp. Soc17.1.1.1 genomic window:
- a CDS encoding phosphodiesterase — MPTHDRREDAPPSREHPPADHLLLHFSDTHFVTGGPLYGGVDARARLAQLLAEVGRSGVRPDALVFTGDLTDKGDPDAYRALRGLVEPFADELDAPVIWLMGNHDRRPALRAALLGEPPGDAPLYRSHRLGGLRVIALDTSVPGHHHGELDDAQLAWLEAELARPAPDGSILALHHPPIPMVQDLAVLTELRRQDRLAEIVAGTDIRLILGGHVHFPSSSLFAGIPVSVASSTCYTQDLNVPVGGIRGRDGAQAFNLVHIYPHTIVSSVATIGSYPTVGEYIRPEEARRRLAAVEEAARTGR, encoded by the coding sequence ATGCCGACCCACGACAGGCGGGAGGATGCTCCGCCGTCCCGCGAGCATCCTCCCGCCGACCACCTCCTGCTCCACTTCAGCGACACCCACTTCGTGACCGGCGGGCCGCTGTACGGCGGCGTGGACGCGCGCGCACGGCTCGCCCAGCTCCTGGCGGAGGTCGGGCGGTCCGGGGTCCGCCCCGACGCCCTCGTCTTCACGGGCGACCTCACGGACAAGGGCGACCCCGACGCCTACCGGGCCCTGCGCGGACTCGTCGAGCCCTTCGCCGACGAGCTGGACGCTCCCGTGATCTGGCTCATGGGCAACCACGACAGACGCCCGGCCCTGCGAGCGGCGCTGCTCGGCGAACCCCCCGGGGACGCCCCGCTGTACCGCAGCCATCGGCTCGGCGGGCTGCGCGTGATCGCGCTCGACACGTCCGTGCCCGGGCACCACCACGGGGAACTCGACGACGCGCAGCTCGCCTGGCTGGAGGCGGAACTGGCGCGGCCCGCACCCGACGGCAGCATCCTGGCCCTCCATCACCCGCCCATCCCGATGGTGCAGGACCTCGCCGTGCTGACGGAGCTGCGCCGGCAGGACCGGCTGGCGGAGATCGTGGCGGGGACGGACATCCGCCTGATCCTGGGCGGGCACGTGCACTTCCCCTCGTCGTCGCTCTTCGCCGGGATCCCCGTGTCGGTCGCGTCGTCCACCTGCTACACGCAGGACCTCAACGTCCCCGTGGGCGGCATCCGGGGCCGGGACGGGGCGCAGGCGTTCAACCTCGTGCACATCTATCCGCACACGATCGTCTCGTCGGTCGCGACCATCGGGTCCTATCCGACGGTGGGGGAGTACATCCGACCGGAGGAGGCACGACGGCGCCTGGCGGCCGTCGAGGAGGCTGCGAGGACGGGGCGCTGA
- a CDS encoding MerR family transcriptional regulator, with protein MTWSTREIAELAGTTVNTVRHYHQIGLLEQPDRMSNGYKQYRVRHLVRLLKIRRLRDLGVPLDQIDDVSFDGDSSAQALKAIDADLAMSIERLQRARAEIQAILQGSSVTGVPAGFEDVAPRLSEPDQSLMLIYSQLYDDGAMQDLRTMIRQDPESPSKEFDELAPDADEPARAELAERYAPTIADAIRDYPWLTEPGKHLSKSLEVTRTTVTESLTALYNPAQLDVLARASVIAGELLKKEQGTGDDHTP; from the coding sequence ATGACGTGGAGCACCCGCGAGATCGCCGAACTGGCGGGGACGACGGTGAACACCGTCCGCCATTATCACCAGATCGGCCTGCTCGAGCAGCCCGACAGGATGTCCAACGGCTACAAGCAGTACCGGGTCCGGCACCTCGTGAGGCTCCTGAAGATCCGGCGACTGCGTGATCTCGGCGTCCCGCTCGACCAGATCGACGACGTGTCATTCGACGGCGACTCATCGGCCCAGGCCCTGAAGGCGATCGATGCGGACCTCGCCATGAGCATCGAGAGGCTACAGCGCGCCAGGGCGGAGATCCAGGCGATCCTCCAGGGCTCCTCGGTGACGGGCGTCCCGGCGGGATTCGAGGACGTGGCGCCTCGGCTATCCGAGCCGGACCAGTCGCTGATGCTGATCTACTCCCAGCTGTACGACGATGGCGCGATGCAGGACCTGCGAACCATGATCCGGCAGGATCCGGAGTCGCCGAGCAAGGAATTCGACGAGCTGGCCCCTGACGCCGATGAACCGGCACGCGCCGAACTCGCCGAACGCTACGCACCGACCATCGCCGATGCCATCAGGGACTACCCGTGGCTCACGGAGCCCGGGAAGCACCTCTCCAAGAGCCTCGAGGTCACCCGGACCACGGTCACCGAATCGCTCACGGCACTGTACAACCCGGCACAGCTCGACGTCCTTGCGCGAGCAAGCGTCATTGCCGGCGAACTCCTCAAGAAGGAACAGGGCACCGGGGACGACCACACTCCCTGA
- a CDS encoding glycosyltransferase encodes MHSELIVMSHLRWEWVWQRPQQIVSRLNRVPGRRTFFVEEPLTPPGVEPTENRLGTTEIDDLTRVYLEIPEQGHHVGFFDEVMPDYVAQLPQLLGPPAGERVVWIYTPLVLEAALALEPTTLVFDVMDDLAAFRNAAPELLVRQRQALKRADVVFAGGRSLHRSVVKQGREDAHLVPSGVSVAHYAAAARAADPDRSKPVAGYVGVLDERLDLDLVAGLAERLPEWEIRMIGPICKIEESDLPQAPNITYYGQQDYRDLPAHMAAFDVALMPFALNEATRSISPTKTLEYLASRLPVVSTRVPDVVADFPGVVELQDDAEGFAAACEALRGRAGEPPTPELRKLLRRHDWDRIAELMDKTVFDQERAAPPRATAEATA; translated from the coding sequence ATGCACAGTGAACTCATAGTCATGTCCCACCTGCGGTGGGAATGGGTCTGGCAGCGGCCTCAGCAGATCGTCTCGCGCCTGAACCGCGTGCCGGGGCGCAGGACCTTCTTCGTGGAGGAACCCCTCACGCCGCCCGGCGTCGAGCCGACGGAGAACCGGCTGGGCACCACCGAGATCGACGACCTGACGCGCGTCTACCTCGAGATCCCGGAGCAGGGTCATCACGTGGGCTTCTTCGACGAGGTCATGCCCGACTACGTGGCGCAGCTGCCCCAGCTCCTGGGCCCGCCAGCGGGCGAGCGCGTCGTCTGGATCTACACGCCCCTGGTCCTGGAGGCGGCACTCGCCCTCGAACCGACCACGCTCGTGTTCGACGTCATGGACGACCTCGCGGCGTTCAGGAACGCAGCCCCCGAGCTGCTCGTGCGCCAGCGCCAGGCGCTGAAGCGGGCCGACGTCGTGTTCGCCGGCGGGCGCTCGCTGCACCGGTCCGTGGTGAAGCAGGGCCGGGAGGACGCCCACCTGGTGCCGAGCGGCGTGTCCGTGGCGCACTACGCGGCGGCGGCGCGGGCGGCCGATCCCGACCGCAGCAAGCCGGTGGCCGGCTACGTGGGCGTGCTGGACGAGCGGCTCGACCTCGACCTCGTCGCGGGCCTCGCGGAACGCCTGCCCGAGTGGGAGATCCGGATGATCGGGCCCATCTGCAAGATCGAGGAGTCGGACCTGCCGCAGGCGCCCAACATCACGTACTACGGGCAGCAGGACTACAGGGACCTGCCGGCACACATGGCGGCGTTCGACGTCGCCCTCATGCCGTTCGCCCTCAACGAGGCCACGAGGTCCATCAGCCCCACCAAGACGCTCGAGTACCTGGCGTCCCGCCTGCCCGTGGTGTCCACGCGGGTGCCCGATGTCGTCGCGGACTTCCCCGGCGTCGTCGAGCTGCAGGACGACGCCGAGGGCTTCGCCGCGGCCTGCGAGGCGCTGCGGGGCCGTGCCGGCGAACCGCCGACGCCCGAGCTGCGTAAGCTGCTCAGGCGCCACGACTGGGACCGGATCGCCGAGCTCATGGACAAGACGGTGTTCGACCAGGAGCGGGCGGCGCCGCCGCGGGCCACGGCCGAGGCGACCGCCTAG
- a CDS encoding bifunctional cytidylyltransferase/SDR family oxidoreductase — translation MSTITNRMDVPSTADNEARPRRRTVGVILAGGIGTRMGLEIPKQLVPVAGRTSLEHTVDVFQQCPFIDEIIVMMDPGTMDRAERLVTRDRFSKLSGLLPGGRDRNETSYLALREIATPGSKVVFHDAVRPLVDPSIIRACVDALDTYDAVDTGIPSADTIIEVDEHDIIRAVPPRASLRRGQTPQAFRWDTLMEAYGLAHADPDFAATDDCSVVLKYSPDVPIIVVPGHEANIKITHPIDIHLADKLFQLKHQHADPVPFPADSLRDAVVVVFGGSSGIGSELGRQLEEEGAHVVAHSRTGSGTFVEDRASVWRALAAAAAEYGRIDHVVLTAGVLTIGDLVDLSDEQLQHDVGVNLMAAFVVAQEAHSYLAASRGSLLLFSSSSYTRGRAQYTVYSATKAALVNLTQALADEWSSDAIRVNCISPSRTATPMRQKAFGHEDETTLVQACDVARVCSQVLASDTTGQVFDVRLLQVDPLATQFESVR, via the coding sequence ATGTCGACCATCACGAACCGGATGGACGTACCGAGCACAGCGGACAACGAGGCACGCCCCCGACGACGAACGGTCGGCGTTATCCTCGCCGGCGGCATCGGCACCCGCATGGGCCTCGAGATCCCCAAGCAGCTCGTACCCGTGGCGGGCCGCACCAGCCTCGAGCACACCGTGGACGTCTTCCAGCAGTGCCCCTTCATCGACGAGATCATCGTGATGATGGATCCCGGCACCATGGACCGCGCCGAGCGGCTCGTGACCCGGGACCGCTTCTCCAAGCTCTCGGGTCTGCTGCCGGGTGGCCGCGACCGTAACGAGACCTCCTATCTGGCCCTGCGGGAGATCGCGACGCCGGGTTCGAAGGTCGTCTTCCACGACGCCGTGCGTCCGCTCGTGGATCCGTCGATCATCCGCGCATGCGTGGATGCGCTGGACACCTACGACGCCGTCGACACCGGCATCCCCTCCGCGGACACCATCATCGAGGTGGACGAGCACGACATCATCCGCGCCGTCCCGCCGCGCGCGTCCCTCCGTCGCGGGCAGACGCCCCAGGCGTTCCGGTGGGACACCCTGATGGAGGCCTACGGTCTCGCGCACGCCGATCCGGACTTCGCAGCGACGGACGACTGCTCCGTGGTGCTGAAGTACAGCCCGGACGTCCCGATCATCGTGGTGCCCGGCCACGAGGCCAACATCAAGATCACCCACCCCATCGACATCCATCTGGCGGACAAGCTGTTCCAGCTCAAGCACCAGCACGCGGACCCCGTGCCGTTCCCCGCGGACTCGCTGCGCGACGCCGTCGTGGTGGTGTTCGGCGGCAGCTCGGGCATCGGCAGCGAACTCGGACGGCAGCTCGAGGAGGAGGGCGCGCACGTCGTCGCCCACAGCAGGACCGGCAGCGGCACCTTTGTGGAGGACCGCGCCTCCGTCTGGCGTGCCCTGGCCGCTGCCGCCGCCGAGTACGGGCGGATCGACCATGTGGTGCTCACCGCCGGAGTCCTGACCATCGGCGACCTCGTGGACCTCAGCGACGAGCAGCTCCAGCACGACGTCGGCGTGAACCTCATGGCGGCGTTCGTCGTCGCGCAGGAGGCGCACTCCTACCTCGCCGCCTCGCGCGGGTCGCTGCTCCTGTTCTCGTCCAGCTCCTACACGCGCGGCCGCGCCCAGTACACGGTGTACTCGGCCACGAAGGCCGCGCTCGTCAACCTGACCCAGGCGCTCGCGGACGAGTGGAGCAGCGACGCGATCCGGGTCAACTGCATCAGCCCGAGCCGTACCGCCACGCCCATGCGGCAGAAGGCGTTCGGCCACGAGGACGAGACCACCCTCGTGCAGGCGTGCGACGTCGCGCGCGTCTGCTCCCAGGTGCTCGCCTCCGACACCACCGGCCAGGTCTTCGACGTGCGGCTGCTGCAGGTCGACCCCCTGGCCACGCAGTTCGAAAGCGTCCGGTGA
- a CDS encoding type 1 glutamine amidotransferase domain-containing protein: protein MKKILMVLTSVSEIGDTGEKTGYNVAEAAHPWKVFKDSGHFVDFASIRGGQPPRDEVDTADPVQVAFTEDETTRAGLYNTARVDVVDPAQYDAVYLVGGHGTMWDFPDSEGLQKLVAGIYDAGGLVGAVCHGPAGLVNVELENGFRLVEGRRVAAFTNDEEVAAGKDKVIPFFLADRLEEQGATHVFADVFEEKVVVDDRLVTGQNPASAAGVAKEMEKLFAAVIHQEKAEEQHEAEALRAEKDAIKAAAAGDED, encoded by the coding sequence ATGAAGAAGATCCTCATGGTTCTGACCAGCGTTTCCGAGATCGGCGATACGGGAGAGAAGACCGGCTACAACGTGGCCGAGGCCGCACATCCCTGGAAGGTCTTCAAGGATTCCGGGCACTTCGTCGACTTCGCCTCCATCCGGGGCGGGCAGCCCCCGCGCGACGAGGTGGACACGGCCGATCCCGTGCAGGTCGCCTTCACGGAGGACGAGACCACGCGCGCCGGCCTCTACAACACGGCCCGCGTCGACGTCGTCGATCCCGCCCAGTACGACGCCGTCTACCTCGTGGGCGGCCACGGCACCATGTGGGACTTCCCGGACAGCGAGGGTCTGCAGAAGCTCGTGGCCGGCATCTACGACGCGGGCGGCCTGGTGGGCGCTGTCTGCCACGGGCCCGCCGGGCTGGTGAACGTGGAACTGGAGAACGGCTTCCGCCTCGTCGAGGGCCGCAGGGTGGCCGCCTTCACCAATGACGAGGAGGTCGCCGCGGGCAAGGACAAGGTCATCCCCTTCTTCCTGGCGGACCGGCTCGAGGAACAGGGCGCAACCCACGTCTTCGCGGATGTCTTCGAGGAGAAGGTCGTGGTCGACGACCGGCTCGTGACCGGCCAGAACCCCGCGTCGGCAGCGGGCGTGGCCAAGGAGATGGAAAAGCTCTTCGCGGCGGTCATCCATCAGGAGAAGGCCGAGGAACAGCACGAGGCGGAGGCCCTGCGCGCCGAGAAGGACGCGATCAAGGCCGCGGCAGCGGGCGACGAGGACTGA
- a CDS encoding family 1 glycosylhydrolase, with protein MSAPGDGGPPLEIIGGFESTFMPAHDRDIFETTEHDTRWREDLALLSRSGITRLRYPVRWHRVEETEGVFDWSATDEVLGYLHAHGFRPIIDLVHHTSYPAWLTDGFADARFGEVYLRYAEAFARRYPWVEEYTLFNEPFATLFLCGHEAIWPPYHSGLQGFVDLLVNVLPAVAQASTLYRRLLPDARHVWVDTCEFHTGSDASGQRYADMANDRRFLALDAFLGRGYDVDSQLGRDLAPVGGERLLALPAGSVDVLGLDYYAHCQWNFGEEGGTAPTPTPLPLADQIQQYWERYGLPCMLTETNVRGRTSDRATWLKYVLEQCERAQARGVVLEGVCWFPVVDSTDWNSLLFRCEGHVDPVGVYWLDEDLERRTSVMSTSYALAAGGVRSGELPAYPLGEPVATWLHGYRQQMSHWDWQQPPETDLGSRLPRTTTRMELRIVDAQ; from the coding sequence GTGAGCGCGCCCGGCGACGGCGGGCCACCGCTGGAGATCATCGGGGGCTTCGAGAGCACGTTCATGCCCGCGCACGACCGGGACATCTTCGAGACCACGGAACACGACACCCGCTGGCGCGAGGACCTCGCCCTGCTCTCACGCTCGGGCATCACCCGGCTGCGCTACCCCGTGCGGTGGCATCGCGTCGAGGAGACCGAGGGCGTCTTCGACTGGTCCGCCACGGACGAGGTGCTGGGGTACCTGCACGCGCACGGCTTCCGGCCCATCATCGACCTCGTGCACCACACGAGCTACCCGGCCTGGCTGACCGACGGCTTCGCCGACGCCCGCTTCGGCGAGGTGTACCTGCGGTACGCGGAGGCCTTCGCCCGCCGCTACCCGTGGGTGGAGGAGTACACGCTCTTCAACGAGCCGTTCGCCACGCTGTTCCTGTGCGGGCACGAGGCCATCTGGCCGCCCTACCACTCGGGGCTGCAGGGGTTCGTGGACCTCCTCGTGAACGTGCTGCCGGCCGTCGCCCAGGCGAGCACCCTGTACCGCCGGCTGCTGCCGGACGCGCGGCACGTCTGGGTCGACACCTGCGAGTTCCACACGGGCTCCGACGCCTCGGGGCAGCGGTACGCGGACATGGCCAACGACCGCCGCTTCCTCGCCCTCGACGCGTTCCTCGGCCGGGGGTACGACGTCGACAGCCAGCTGGGCCGCGATCTCGCCCCGGTGGGCGGCGAGCGCCTGCTCGCCCTGCCGGCGGGGTCCGTCGACGTCCTCGGCCTGGACTACTACGCGCACTGCCAGTGGAACTTCGGCGAGGAGGGTGGGACGGCACCCACGCCCACCCCGCTCCCACTGGCCGACCAGATCCAGCAGTACTGGGAGCGCTACGGCCTGCCGTGCATGCTCACCGAGACCAACGTCCGCGGGCGTACCTCCGACCGCGCCACGTGGCTCAAGTACGTGCTCGAGCAGTGCGAGCGGGCCCAGGCCCGCGGCGTCGTGCTCGAGGGCGTGTGCTGGTTCCCCGTCGTCGACTCCACCGACTGGAACTCGCTGCTCTTCCGCTGCGAGGGCCACGTGGACCCCGTGGGCGTGTACTGGCTCGACGAGGACCTCGAGCGGCGCACATCGGTGATGTCGACGTCGTACGCGCTCGCGGCCGGGGGAGTGCGCTCCGGTGAACTCCCCGCCTACCCCCTCGGTGAACCGGTGGCCACCTGGCTGCACGGCTACCGGCAGCAGATGTCCCACTGGGACTGGCAACAGCCCCCCGAGACCGATCTCGGCTCACGTCTCCCCCGTACAACCACTCGAATGGAATTGAGGATCGTCGATGCACAGTGA
- a CDS encoding RidA family protein, with product MTVHLTHPDGLLQQTDYAPVAVATGTRFLLLAGQVGVTPAGVPTTKDLMGQVHSALRNVATGVRGAGGDVGDIARLTFYVVGWTPDMADDLWAGTARAQQSEGFTSPLPPITVIGVQALWVPALLVEIEATAVMP from the coding sequence ATGACCGTGCACCTCACCCATCCCGACGGCCTGCTGCAGCAGACCGACTACGCGCCGGTCGCCGTGGCGACGGGAACCCGGTTCCTGCTGCTTGCAGGACAGGTGGGAGTGACACCCGCCGGCGTGCCGACCACGAAGGATCTGATGGGCCAGGTCCACTCCGCGCTGCGCAACGTCGCCACGGGCGTGAGGGGCGCAGGGGGCGACGTCGGGGACATCGCCCGATTGACCTTCTACGTCGTCGGCTGGACGCCGGACATGGCTGATGATCTCTGGGCGGGTACTGCACGCGCCCAGCAGTCCGAAGGCTTCACCTCACCGTTGCCACCCATCACGGTCATCGGCGTCCAGGCGCTCTGGGTCCCCGCTCTCCTCGTCGAGATCGAGGCCACGGCCGTCATGCCCTGA
- a CDS encoding small multidrug efflux protein, whose translation MDNPYEGIREWVQQLPELVQPLGVGIAGMVPYIEGEGAAGIGIILGINPVVAALAAMIGNFLSVLAVVTISSRVREKVVAGRGNEREAPDPAAAAPSARRVKGQRRLQGWLSRFGVPGASLLAPLALPTQLTAAFFAASGVRKERVLLWQAIAIVLWTGVIAALATGLVGFLGW comes from the coding sequence GTGGACAATCCGTATGAAGGCATCAGGGAATGGGTGCAGCAGCTGCCCGAGCTGGTTCAACCGCTCGGCGTCGGCATCGCCGGTATGGTCCCTTATATCGAGGGTGAGGGAGCCGCCGGCATCGGCATCATCCTCGGGATCAATCCGGTCGTGGCGGCCCTCGCTGCCATGATCGGCAACTTCCTGAGCGTGCTCGCCGTCGTCACCATCAGCTCACGTGTCCGCGAGAAGGTCGTGGCCGGCCGCGGGAACGAGCGCGAGGCGCCCGATCCCGCAGCCGCCGCCCCATCAGCGCGGCGCGTGAAGGGGCAGCGCCGCCTGCAGGGCTGGCTCTCCCGCTTCGGTGTGCCGGGCGCGAGCCTCCTCGCCCCGCTTGCGCTTCCCACGCAGCTCACCGCCGCGTTCTTCGCAGCATCCGGGGTCCGGAAGGAGCGGGTCCTGCTCTGGCAGGCGATCGCCATCGTCCTGTGGACCGGTGTCATCGCGGCTCTTGCGACAGGACTCGTCGGGTTCCTGGGCTGGTGA
- a CDS encoding ABC transporter ATP-binding protein — protein sequence MIEVRGLSKRYGAKTAVDDISFTVQPGKVTGFLGPNGAGKSTTMRMIVGLDNPSGGRVTVNGRPYAQHRAPLREVGALLDAKAVHTKRSAYNHLRAMAATHGIPNSRVREVIELTGLGPVATKRVGGFSLGTGQRLGIAAALLGDPHTVILDEPVNGLDPEGVQWVRHLAKDLAAEGRTVFLSSHLMSEMALTADHLIVIGRGRIIADAPIQSIIDGQGKVRVRVRAERPQDLLARLGGGITSQIIEPELVEITGVEPRRIAEVALREDLLLYELTPLQVTLEDAYMQLTQHDVEYQSQDRTDSTTTTSIPDPAGAPRP from the coding sequence ATGATCGAAGTTCGAGGCCTCTCCAAGCGGTACGGCGCGAAGACCGCGGTGGACGACATCTCCTTCACCGTGCAGCCCGGCAAGGTGACGGGTTTCCTCGGCCCGAACGGCGCCGGAAAGTCGACCACCATGCGCATGATCGTGGGCCTGGACAACCCCAGCGGCGGACGGGTGACCGTCAACGGCCGGCCCTACGCCCAGCACCGCGCACCGCTCCGCGAAGTGGGTGCGCTGCTTGATGCGAAGGCCGTCCACACGAAGCGCTCGGCGTACAACCACCTCCGCGCCATGGCGGCCACGCACGGCATCCCGAACAGCCGGGTCAGGGAGGTCATCGAACTCACCGGGCTCGGCCCGGTGGCCACGAAACGCGTCGGCGGGTTCTCCCTCGGCACGGGCCAGCGCCTCGGGATCGCGGCGGCCCTCCTCGGTGACCCCCACACGGTCATCCTCGACGAGCCCGTCAACGGCCTCGACCCCGAGGGTGTCCAGTGGGTGCGCCACCTCGCGAAGGATCTCGCCGCGGAGGGGCGCACCGTCTTCCTCTCCTCCCACCTCATGTCGGAGATGGCCCTGACCGCCGACCACCTCATCGTCATCGGCCGCGGCCGCATCATCGCCGACGCCCCCATCCAGTCGATCATCGACGGCCAGGGCAAGGTGCGCGTCCGGGTCCGGGCCGAGCGCCCACAGGACCTCCTCGCCAGGCTCGGCGGCGGCATCACCTCGCAGATCATCGAACCCGAACTCGTCGAGATCACCGGCGTCGAACCGCGCCGCATCGCCGAGGTCGCGCTCCGGGAGGACCTCCTCCTGTACGAGCTGACTCCCCTCCAGGTGACCCTCGAGGACGCCTACATGCAGCTCACGCAGCACGACGTCGAGTACCAGTCCCAGGATCGGACCGACTCCACGACCACCACCTCGATCCCCGATCCTGCAGGAGCGCCTCGACCATGA
- a CDS encoding class I SAM-dependent methyltransferase, translating to MRAGPLTADAQRLVIPDARIPSGDACSVLLGGRRIWTVRAPEPGDDGALNLPWPPSLAERLTGRARLAVEHAGREVAAATVAFDDDPSEFALAEPGTGIPQVVNKWGRIARSFEGRDAALIEQVLDEAERLIGVLHRTLGIDLFVTGGTLLGPVRNGRILPHDDDADLAYLSAHTNPSDVALESFRIERTLAEQGYETVRHSSGHLQLLFPGGTVTDRFYLDIFTYFECGGWFYGTFHAREPADTVTLHPLKPLPVNGRMLPGPAEPAQLLAAIYGPSWEVPDPTFSFVTPPAAFRRYYWWLNHFDVDRENWEDHHRVAIEGGAERTPSGLAVAAADQLPPSSTVLDLGCGLGADARHLADRGHRVLAVDYSRPALAWAKEHLADDGLTFERANLTMARHALHLRRRCAELDTTVHVHANHLFNALSPLGWDTTLMLVKHLLAAPGSTAFLEVGVAGTEGSASWVEYRPVDWTRFQEQLHRYSLSAEEQDDDGAGGATSRRVLVRRERA from the coding sequence GTGAGGGCGGGGCCCCTCACTGCCGACGCGCAGCGGCTGGTGATCCCCGACGCCCGCATCCCCTCGGGCGACGCCTGCTCCGTGCTCCTCGGCGGGCGCCGCATCTGGACGGTCCGCGCCCCCGAACCGGGCGACGACGGCGCGCTGAACCTGCCGTGGCCGCCCTCCCTCGCCGAACGGCTCACGGGCCGGGCCCGGCTCGCCGTCGAGCACGCGGGCCGGGAGGTCGCGGCGGCGACGGTCGCCTTCGACGACGACCCGAGCGAGTTCGCCCTGGCGGAGCCCGGCACGGGCATCCCGCAGGTCGTCAACAAGTGGGGCCGGATCGCCCGGTCCTTCGAGGGCCGGGACGCCGCGCTCATCGAACAGGTCCTCGACGAGGCCGAGCGCCTCATCGGGGTGCTGCACCGCACGCTCGGGATCGACCTGTTCGTCACGGGCGGCACGCTCCTCGGGCCCGTCCGCAACGGGCGGATCCTCCCGCACGACGACGACGCCGATCTCGCCTACCTGAGTGCGCACACCAACCCCTCGGACGTCGCCCTCGAGAGCTTCCGCATCGAACGGACACTCGCCGAGCAGGGGTACGAGACGGTCCGGCATTCCAGCGGGCACCTGCAGCTGCTGTTCCCCGGGGGCACGGTGACGGACCGCTTCTACCTCGACATCTTCACCTACTTCGAGTGCGGGGGCTGGTTCTACGGGACGTTCCACGCGCGTGAACCCGCGGACACCGTCACCCTCCACCCCCTGAAGCCGCTGCCCGTGAACGGCCGCATGCTGCCGGGTCCGGCCGAGCCCGCGCAGCTCCTCGCCGCGATCTACGGGCCGTCCTGGGAGGTGCCCGACCCGACGTTCTCCTTCGTCACGCCGCCCGCCGCGTTCCGCCGCTACTACTGGTGGCTGAACCACTTCGACGTCGACCGCGAGAACTGGGAGGACCATCACCGCGTCGCGATCGAGGGGGGCGCGGAACGGACGCCGTCGGGCCTCGCCGTCGCCGCCGCGGACCAGCTGCCGCCGTCGTCCACCGTGCTGGACCTCGGCTGCGGCCTCGGTGCCGACGCCCGCCACCTGGCCGACCGCGGCCACCGCGTCCTCGCCGTCGACTACAGCCGGCCAGCGCTCGCGTGGGCGAAGGAGCACCTCGCCGACGACGGCCTGACCTTCGAGCGCGCGAACCTGACCATGGCCCGTCACGCGCTGCACCTGCGCAGGCGGTGCGCGGAGCTCGACACGACGGTGCACGTCCACGCCAACCACCTGTTCAACGCGCTCAGCCCGCTCGGCTGGGACACCACGCTGATGCTCGTCAAGCACCTGCTGGCGGCCCCCGGGAGCACCGCGTTCCTCGAGGTCGGGGTGGCGGGGACGGAGGGGTCGGCGAGCTGGGTGGAGTACCGGCCCGTGGACTGGACGCGATTCCAGGAACAGCTGCACCGGTACTCGCTGAGTGCCGAGGAGCAGGACGACGACGGAGCAGGCGGGGCGACGAGCCGCCGCGTGCTCGTGAGGAGGGAGAGGGCATGA
- a CDS encoding DUF6752 domain-containing protein, producing MTDTTQAGNQATAEDMELQFAEPEGLAEQILALRVEVAQLRADVVRLDADLDESRRLNLRAAELLDVVYEELGARRTPREDAP from the coding sequence ATGACCGACACGACCCAGGCAGGCAACCAGGCCACGGCCGAGGACATGGAGCTGCAGTTCGCGGAACCGGAGGGCCTCGCGGAGCAGATCCTGGCGCTCCGCGTCGAGGTGGCGCAGCTGCGGGCGGACGTCGTCCGGCTCGACGCCGACCTCGACGAGTCGCGCCGGCTGAACCTGCGCGCCGCCGAGCTGCTCGACGTCGTCTACGAGGAACTCGGCGCCCGCCGGACCCCGCGGGAGGACGCACCGTGA